In the genome of Streptomyces sp. Q6, the window TCCTGCGCGCCGCCGAGCTGCTCTCCACCACGTGGCGCGAGACGCTGGCCGCCTCCACCATGCTCGGCCAGTCGAAGACCGCCCAGCAGGCCGAGATCGACACCCCGTGCGAGCTCGTCGACTTCTGGCGCTTCAACGTCCACTACGCCCGCAACCTGCTCGCCGAGCAGCCGCCGGCGAACTCCACCGGCGTGTGGAACCGCATGGACCACCGCCCGCTCGAGGGCTTCGTCTACGCGATCACGCCGTTCAACTTCACGGCCATCGCCGGCAACCTGCCGACCGCGCCCGCGCTCATGGGCAACGTCGTCGTGTGGAAGCCGTCGCCGACGCAGACGCACGCCGCCGTCCTGCTGCTCCAGCTCCTGGAGGAGGCGGGTCTGCCGAAGGGCGTCATCAACCTGGTGACCGGTGACGGCCTCGCCGTCTCCGAGGTGGCCCTGAACCACCGCGACCTCGCCGGTATCCACTTCACCGGTTCGACCAAGACCTTCCAGCACCTGTGGAAGACGGTCGGCAACAACATCGAGAAGTACCGCACCTACCCGCGTCTCGTCGGCGAGACCGGCGGCAAGGACTTCGTCGTCGCCCACCCGAGCGCCGACCGCGCCGCTCTGAAGACCGCGCTGACCCGCGGCTCCTTCGAGTACCAGGGCCAGAAGTGCTCGGCCTCCTCGCGCGCCTACATCCCGGCCTCCATCTGGAACGACGGGTTCAAGGAGGAGTTCGCGGCCGAGGTCGACGGCATCACCATGGGTGACGTCACCGACCTGTCGAACTTCATCGGCGCCGTCATCGACGAGCGGTCCTTCGCCAAGAACAAGGCCGCGATCGACCGCGCGAAGTCGGACGACGCCTGCACGATCGTCGCGGGCGGCACGTACGACGACTCCACCGGCTACTTCGTGCGCCCGACCGTCATCGAGTGCACCGACCCGGCCAACGAGGTCTTCACGACCGAGTACTTCGGCCCGATCCTCGCCGTGCACGTCTACGAGGACGACCAGTACGACGCCATGCTGGAGCAGATGGAGTCCGTGTCGGACTACGCGCTGACCGGCTCGGTCATCGCGAACGACCGCGCCGCGGCCGCCCACACGATGGAGAAGCTGCGGTACGCCGCGGGCAACTTCTACATCAACGACAAGTCGACCGGTGCCGTCGTCGGGCAGCAGCCCTTCGGTGGCGGTCGCGCCTCCGGTACGAACGACAAGGCCGGTGCCCCGCAGAACCTGATGCGCTGGACGCTGACCCGCGCCATCAAGGAGACGCTGGTTCCGCCGACCGACTACACGTACCCGCACATGGGCTGACGCCCCCCTGAATCCCGCCCCCGGCCAGGGCCCCACCCCGGCCGGGGGCGGTGTTTTTTTGCGTCCGCCGGGCCCCTAGCACGGTGCGGCGGGGGAGCGGCATGGTTCCTCGACTCCTGCCCTGTTCGGGGGAGTTGTCGTACAAAGTAGGGAGAGCGGCGCGGGAAAGCCCTACTGTCCGACGCACGCCACCGGAGACCCGGTGGTGAAGCGGTGGCGCGGCAGGGGGAGACCTCCATGAACGTGTACGACCTGACGGGGCGCAAGGCACTGGTGACCGGTGGCGCGCAAGGGCTCGGGGCGGGGGCGGCCGAAGCCCTCGTACGGGCGGGGGCCGCCGTCGTCATCGGTGACATCCAGGAGGACGCGGGCCGGGCGAGCGCCGAGGCGTTGCAGAAGACGGGTGGCACGGCCGGGTTCGTACCGCTCGACGTGACCGACGACGCGAGCTGGGAGGCGGCCGTCGGGCACGCCGTCGACGAACTCGGCGGCCTGGACATCGTCGTCAACAACGCCGGGGTGGAGATCTCCGGCCTCGTCGTCGACCTCGACCCTGCGGACGTCCGCAGGATGCTCGACGTCAACGTGCTCGGCGTCGCCCTCGGTCTCAAACACGCCTTCCGCGCGATGCGCCCCGGCGGACCGGCCGGCCGGGGCGGCGCGATCGTCAACATCTCGTCGGTGGCCGCCACGATCCCCTTCCCCGGCATCGCGGGCTATGCCGCGACGAAGTCCGCGGTCGACCGGCTCACCCGGGTCGCCGCCCTGGAGTCCGGCAAGCTGGGCTACGGGGTGCGCGTCAACTGCCTCTACCCGGGCCTGGTCCCCACCCAGATGGGTACTCGCCTCGCGCAGGACATGGAGACGCTGGGCCTGTGGCCGAGCGCGGAGGCCGCGGTCGGCGACGTCATCGGGCTCACCCCGCTCGGACGGCTCGGCGAGGTGTCCGACATGGCCGACGCCGTGGTCTTCCTCGCCTCCGACGCCGCTCGCTTCATCACCGGCGCGGGACTCCCGGTCGACGGCGGCATGGGAATGTGAGAGAGATCCGCGCTCGCATTCCGTGAATCTCCCGTTCTCCCGTTCTCCCGTGCTTGCGTTCTCCTGTTCTCGCGTTCTTGTGTCCTTGTGTTCTCTGGGTTTTCCGTGTTCTCTGCGTATGCCGGAAGCCCGCACCTGAAAGAGGCTCGTGCCCTAAAATCCGGAGGGCCCCCCGGTCGACAGAGCTGGCGCAGCGATGATGATTCTCGTGGAAAACT includes:
- the pruA gene encoding L-glutamate gamma-semialdehyde dehydrogenase; translated protein: MDAVTQVPAPVNEPVHGYAPGSPERARLEAKLKELAENPIELPCTIGGVRRMGGGERFDVVQPHNHKAVIGTYANATEQDAKDAVDAALAAAPAWRAMSFDDRAAIILRAAELLSTTWRETLAASTMLGQSKTAQQAEIDTPCELVDFWRFNVHYARNLLAEQPPANSTGVWNRMDHRPLEGFVYAITPFNFTAIAGNLPTAPALMGNVVVWKPSPTQTHAAVLLLQLLEEAGLPKGVINLVTGDGLAVSEVALNHRDLAGIHFTGSTKTFQHLWKTVGNNIEKYRTYPRLVGETGGKDFVVAHPSADRAALKTALTRGSFEYQGQKCSASSRAYIPASIWNDGFKEEFAAEVDGITMGDVTDLSNFIGAVIDERSFAKNKAAIDRAKSDDACTIVAGGTYDDSTGYFVRPTVIECTDPANEVFTTEYFGPILAVHVYEDDQYDAMLEQMESVSDYALTGSVIANDRAAAAHTMEKLRYAAGNFYINDKSTGAVVGQQPFGGGRASGTNDKAGAPQNLMRWTLTRAIKETLVPPTDYTYPHMG
- a CDS encoding glucose 1-dehydrogenase encodes the protein MNVYDLTGRKALVTGGAQGLGAGAAEALVRAGAAVVIGDIQEDAGRASAEALQKTGGTAGFVPLDVTDDASWEAAVGHAVDELGGLDIVVNNAGVEISGLVVDLDPADVRRMLDVNVLGVALGLKHAFRAMRPGGPAGRGGAIVNISSVAATIPFPGIAGYAATKSAVDRLTRVAALESGKLGYGVRVNCLYPGLVPTQMGTRLAQDMETLGLWPSAEAAVGDVIGLTPLGRLGEVSDMADAVVFLASDAARFITGAGLPVDGGMGM